In one Silene latifolia isolate original U9 population chromosome 10, ASM4854445v1, whole genome shotgun sequence genomic region, the following are encoded:
- the LOC141609403 gene encoding uncharacterized protein LOC141609403 has product MQLDVLSAGSLPTFCNLKQLTMMVDYWFEDEFIACINQFLKACPNLCQFKVEFIDLVEVSSFEEAYQLNKVDSSSDDDDDDEIEDYRWEYFEICYNMELNRKVHPNLREFQVSGFCGRFIDIELILFILRISCNLETIICECHHGHSVAEEVTQVIKSRADKLVKLIPSKISLVII; this is encoded by the exons TTGGATGTATTATCTGCTGGATCACTTCCAACTTTCTGCAATCTCAAGCAGTTGACTATGATGGTTGATTATTGGTTTGAAGATGAGTTTATTGCTTGCATAAATCAATTTCTAAAGGCATGCCCAAACCTGTGTCAATTTAAGGTCGAG TTTATAGATTTGGTTGAAGTTAGCTCGTTTGAAGAGGCTTATCAGCTGAATAAAGTGGACTCGtccagtgatgatgatgatgatgatgagattgAGGATTACAGATGGGAGTACTTTGAAATATGTTATAATATGGAATTAAATCGAAAAGTTCATCCAAATCTTAGAGAATTTCAGGTATCTGGATTTTGTGGACGGTTTATAGACATCGAGTTAATATTGTTTATCTTGCGGATTTCGTGTAATCTTGAGACCATCATATGTGAGTGTCATCATGGTCATAGTGTTGCCGAGGAAGTTACTCAAGTTATAAAAAGTCGGGCTGATAAACTCGTGAAACTTATCCCCTCAAAGATATCCCTAGTGATTATTTAG